From a region of the Methanolobus tindarius DSM 2278 genome:
- the budA gene encoding acetolactate decarboxylase, whose protein sequence is MKKINFYILLFVALLSVLGAGCINEQTEDVASNGESGENEVTGTETQIDTIYQFSVIDALLEGVYDGEITCGELKENGDFGLGTFDNLDGEMLELDGVIYQVKADGNVYEVQDTETSPFAAVTFFETDIQDSIKTEMNSQELAAFIEDMLPSQNLMYAVKVTGNFSYMKTRSVAAQEKPYPRLVDVTKDQSVFEFNDTEGTIVGYWMPEFVNGINVPGYHLHFITTDRTAGGHILDYTISSGTIEIDSCDSFYLELPENENYQSTGLSADNEADLEEAEN, encoded by the coding sequence ATGAAAAAAATAAACTTTTACATTCTTTTATTTGTGGCTTTATTGTCCGTTCTAGGAGCAGGGTGCATAAATGAACAGACTGAAGATGTGGCTTCCAACGGCGAAAGCGGAGAAAACGAGGTCACTGGCACAGAAACACAGATAGATACAATCTACCAGTTCTCAGTTATCGATGCACTCCTTGAAGGAGTCTATGACGGCGAAATAACCTGTGGAGAACTTAAAGAGAATGGTGATTTTGGCCTGGGTACATTTGATAATCTTGACGGGGAAATGCTGGAACTTGACGGGGTTATCTATCAGGTAAAAGCTGATGGTAACGTTTACGAAGTTCAGGATACTGAAACTTCACCATTTGCAGCAGTTACTTTCTTTGAGACAGACATCCAGGACAGCATAAAAACAGAAATGAACAGCCAGGAACTGGCAGCATTTATTGAAGATATGCTTCCTAGCCAGAACCTTATGTATGCCGTTAAGGTTACTGGGAATTTCTCATACATGAAAACCCGCAGTGTAGCTGCCCAGGAAAAACCATATCCAAGACTTGTTGATGTAACTAAGGACCAGTCAGTTTTTGAGTTTAATGATACCGAAGGAACAATTGTAGGATATTGGATGCCTGAATTTGTTAACGGAATAAATGTCCCGGGATACCACCTGCATTTCATTACAACAGACAGGACAGCCGGAGGACACATACTTGATTATACAATCAGCTCAGGTACAATTGAAATTGACAGTTGTGACAGTTTCTATCTGGAACTGCCGGAGAATGAGAATTATCAGAGCACAGGTCTTTCAGCAGATAATGAGGCT
- a CDS encoding chemotaxis protein CheW, protein MTNVTESYTENIDDDLHQLVIFNLGVEEFGINIMQVQEIIRMPDITRIPRSPEYVKGVINLRGKIIVVMDLDRRFGMNETEMTDDSRIVVVDINGTIIGLVVDSVSEVIRLKGSNIEQTPEIITQKINAEYLKGVGKMEDRLLILLNLENIITETAAA, encoded by the coding sequence ATGACTAATGTAACTGAAAGTTATACTGAAAATATTGACGATGACCTTCATCAACTTGTTATTTTCAACTTAGGTGTTGAAGAGTTCGGCATCAACATCATGCAGGTACAGGAAATTATCCGCATGCCTGACATTACAAGGATACCAAGATCTCCTGAATACGTTAAAGGTGTTATTAACCTGAGAGGTAAGATCATAGTTGTTATGGATCTTGACAGGCGTTTTGGTATGAATGAAACAGAGATGACAGACGACTCAAGAATCGTGGTTGTTGACATCAATGGTACTATAATAGGACTTGTTGTTGACTCCGTAAGCGAAGTTATCCGCCTTAAAGGTTCCAATATTGAACAGACACCTGAGATTATCACACAGAAAATCAATGCAGAATACCTGAAGGGTGTCGGTAAAATGGAAGACAGATTACTCATTCTTCTGAACCTTGAAAACATCATAACAGAAACTGCTGCAGCATAA
- the argH gene encoding argininosuccinate lyase, producing the protein MSDILRRGRLSSTPDEDMLNFTSSMSADKWIFEADILVDMAHTVMLHEQRIIKEDDCSSILAGLLKIREEGIEQLDHSYEDIHISLESRLIDMVGEDTGGRMHSGRSRNDEVATCIRIRLRDELLSLMEELSGLRNILLQRASENTETLMPGFTHLQHAQPTTFSHHLVAHSDAIGRDIERVISAFSRVNKSPLGSAAFASTGFNLNRDRTCSLLGFDALLGNSMDAVSTRDFLIESASVMSNIMVNLSKMAEEIIIWSSSEFSFVELDDMYASTSSIMPQKKNPDSAELVRGKAGTVIGSLMALLSLCKALPLSYNRDLQEATPNMWRAVETTRSAVRITKGMIATMNVNAESMAEKSVLGFTTATELADTMVRAGGIPFRTAHQIVGVLARGDGNPTLADVDAVAKDVIGETLSSRGLTEEMVKEALDPVLNINRRSITGGPAPSEMEKAIKTRLEDLEGTKTSISELNAGIEESLKVLYGIVEKYTGQKA; encoded by the coding sequence ATGAGCGATATTTTACGGAGAGGACGCTTATCTTCAACACCTGATGAAGATATGCTTAATTTTACATCATCAATGTCTGCTGACAAATGGATATTTGAGGCAGATATCCTTGTTGACATGGCTCACACGGTCATGTTGCATGAACAGAGAATCATCAAAGAGGACGATTGCAGCAGTATTCTGGCAGGACTGCTGAAAATCAGGGAAGAAGGCATTGAGCAGCTTGACCACAGTTATGAGGATATCCATATTTCACTGGAGTCCAGACTAATTGACATGGTAGGCGAGGATACAGGAGGAAGAATGCACTCCGGTCGCTCCCGAAATGATGAGGTTGCAACCTGTATCCGTATAAGACTCAGGGATGAACTTCTCTCCCTGATGGAGGAACTTTCAGGTCTTAGAAATATTCTTCTCCAGCGTGCATCTGAGAACACAGAAACACTCATGCCAGGATTTACTCACCTGCAGCATGCACAGCCAACAACTTTTTCACACCACCTTGTTGCACATTCAGATGCAATAGGCAGGGATATTGAGCGTGTTATCAGTGCATTCTCAAGGGTGAACAAATCCCCACTGGGATCAGCAGCTTTCGCATCGACCGGTTTTAATCTCAACCGTGACAGGACATGTTCACTTTTAGGATTTGATGCTCTTCTTGGGAACTCAATGGATGCTGTAAGCACCCGTGACTTTTTGATTGAATCTGCATCTGTGATGTCCAATATTATGGTGAACCTCAGTAAGATGGCAGAGGAAATTATTATCTGGTCAAGTTCTGAATTTTCCTTTGTTGAACTTGATGATATGTATGCATCCACATCATCAATAATGCCACAGAAGAAAAACCCCGATTCTGCTGAACTTGTCAGGGGAAAGGCAGGTACGGTAATCGGTTCACTCATGGCTCTGCTTTCTCTCTGCAAGGCACTTCCTTTAAGCTACAACCGTGACCTTCAGGAAGCAACACCTAATATGTGGCGTGCTGTTGAGACTACCAGGAGTGCTGTCCGTATCACAAAAGGTATGATAGCTACTATGAATGTGAATGCCGAAAGCATGGCTGAAAAGTCAGTTCTTGGTTTTACAACAGCAACGGAACTCGCAGACACTATGGTGAGAGCTGGCGGAATTCCATTCAGGACAGCCCACCAGATTGTTGGCGTACTGGCAAGAGGGGATGGAAACCCTACACTTGCTGATGTTGATGCAGTAGCAAAGGATGTAATTGGTGAAACTTTGAGCAGTCGAGGCCTTACTGAGGAAATGGTAAAGGAAGCCCTAGATCCTGTTCTTAACATCAACAGGCGTTCAATCACAGGTGGTCCTGCACCTTCAGAAATGGAAAAGGCAATAAAGACCCGTCTTGAAGATCTTGAAGGTACAAAGACAAGCATCTCA